A genome region from Methylohalobius crimeensis 10Ki includes the following:
- a CDS encoding CBS domain-containing protein has translation MTLQVKDIMEPEVVSVAPEMTLDQFEEFLTIQNIDGAPVQNGAGEIVGIASKTDVIRALQFSGVRGDAINVKDIMTDRAIFIPPDLSPREAAELMIEHGIHRLLVGDKQHIRGIITAFDLLRLVR, from the coding sequence ATGACCCTCCAAGTCAAAGACATCATGGAACCGGAAGTGGTTTCCGTTGCTCCCGAAATGACCCTCGATCAATTCGAAGAGTTCCTGACCATCCAGAATATCGACGGCGCTCCGGTCCAAAACGGCGCCGGGGAAATCGTCGGTATCGCGTCCAAAACCGATGTCATCCGGGCGCTTCAATTCAGCGGGGTGAGAGGAGACGCGATCAACGTGAAGGACATCATGACCGACCGCGCCATTTTCATCCCCCCCGACCTCTCGCCCCGAGAAGCCGCCGAATTGATGATCGAGCACGGCATTCACCGGCTGCTGGTGGGGGATAAACAGCACATCCGCGGCATCATCACCGCTTTCGATTTGTTGCGTTTGGTCCGGTAG
- a CDS encoding quinoprotein dehydrogenase-associated putative ABC transporter substrate-binding protein has protein sequence MSLMVGWLALFSGAAAHAEQEPLRVCADPVNPPLSDRQEDGFENRIARLFADELDREIEYTWFPQRIGFLRNTLKSKDPDTGRYKCDIVMGVPAGYELAATTKPYYRSTYALVVAKGKGFDDIQSPEQLFDLSDDRKKELKVAMFDRTPGVTWLLRHGLLKQGRSYQSMTGDPNVNTAMTLEKEFAADNINMAIVWGPVGAYLAWKHPQDYVLLPLKSEKGIRFDFAIAMAVRRGDKERQQMLQNLLDRNRDEIVALLKKYRVPLVDKEGNAL, from the coding sequence ATGAGCCTGATGGTCGGATGGTTGGCGCTATTTTCGGGAGCGGCCGCCCATGCCGAACAGGAACCCCTCAGAGTCTGCGCCGATCCGGTCAATCCTCCCTTGTCCGATAGACAGGAAGACGGTTTCGAAAACCGGATCGCCCGGCTGTTCGCCGACGAACTGGATAGGGAAATCGAATACACCTGGTTTCCCCAGCGTATCGGTTTTCTGCGCAATACCCTCAAGTCCAAGGATCCGGACACCGGGCGCTACAAGTGCGACATCGTGATGGGTGTGCCGGCCGGCTACGAGCTGGCGGCGACCACCAAGCCCTACTACCGTTCCACCTACGCGCTGGTGGTGGCCAAGGGCAAGGGCTTCGACGATATTCAATCTCCCGAGCAGCTTTTCGACCTGTCCGACGATCGCAAGAAAGAGCTCAAGGTCGCCATGTTCGATCGTACTCCCGGGGTGACCTGGCTTCTTCGTCACGGCTTGCTCAAACAGGGTCGCAGTTACCAGTCCATGACCGGCGATCCCAACGTTAATACCGCCATGACGCTGGAAAAGGAGTTCGCCGCGGATAACATCAATATGGCGATCGTTTGGGGACCGGTCGGTGCCTATCTCGCCTGGAAGCACCCGCAGGATTACGTCCTCTTGCCGCTCAAGTCCGAGAAGGGAATCCGCTTCGATTTCGCCATCGCCATGGCGGTTCGTCGGGGCGACAAGGAACGTCAACAGATGCTGCAAAACCTGCTCGACCGCAACCGCGACGAAATCGTCGCCTTGCTGAAAAAATACCGGGTACCCTTGGTGGATAAGGAAGGCAATGCGTTATGA